A portion of the Lolium rigidum isolate FL_2022 chromosome 1, APGP_CSIRO_Lrig_0.1, whole genome shotgun sequence genome contains these proteins:
- the LOC124682700 gene encoding protein HOTHEAD-like, protein MGFIRGGVLFKILVFLCFIRLSQGRNNSTTLDLPPLRKASSFSKMQHEAYDYIIVGGGTAGCPLAATLSKKYKVLLLERGGSPYGNRNISYLENFHICLADVSPTSPSQGFISTDGVINARAKVLGGGTCINAGFYSRANQRFVQDAGWDEELVNQSYPWIEERIVYWPNIAPWQAALRDGLLEAGVSPYNGYTYDHLFGTKVGGTIFDEAGYRHTAADLLAAGNPNNLRVLLHASVNKIVFKMKKGHLKPSAIGVQFKDENGEQHQAFLSEKRGSEIIVSAGAIGSPQLLLISGIGPRPELKKHNISVVLHNEHVGKGMSDNPLSSVFIPTENPPKQSLIETVGITDGGVFIEASSGFGQTDDSIHCHHGIMSAEIGQLSTIPPKQRSLEAVHKYLHNKNSLPKEVFHGGFILSKIDGPLSNGDLVLVDTDANSNPNVTFNYFKHPQDLRRCVYGIKTIERIVHTNTFSNFTPRGSGYPMEKLLNMSVAANINLIPKHTNDSTSLEQFCRDTVVTIWHYHGGCHVGKVVDQQYKVIGTSGLRVIDGSTLSRSPGTNPQATIMMIGRYMGVKILRERLGRAAGV, encoded by the exons ATGGGTTTCATCAGAGGAGGAGTGTTGTTCAAGATCTTGGTGTTCCTCTGCTTCATCAGATTATCTCAAG GAAGAAACAATTCCACCACACTGGATCTCCCTCCTCTCCGGAAGGCAAGCAGTTTCTCCAAAATGCAGCATGAGGCATATGACTACATCATTGTCGGCGGGGGCACGGCCGGATGCCCTCTGGCAGCGACCctgtccaagaagtacaaggtgcTCCTGCTGGAGAGAGGTGGATCTCCTTATGGCAACCGCAACATCTCATACCTTGAGAACTTCCACATTTGCTTGGCCGATGTGTCCCCGACTTCACCATCTCAGGGATTCATCTCCACTGATGGAGTCATCAATGCCCGCGCAAAGGTTCTAGGTGGAGGAACATGTATCAATGCTGGCTTCTACAGCCGAGCCAACCAAAG ATTTGTGCAGGATGCGGGATGGGATGAAGAGTTGGTGAATCAGTCTTACCCTTGGATCGAAGAGAGGATTGTTTATTGGCCAAATATTGCACCTTGGCAAGCTGCCCTGCGTGATGGGCTGCTTGAAGCAGGGGTCTCGCCTTACAATGGATATACCTATGATCATCTCTTTGGAACAAAAGTTGGGGGAACCATCTTTGATGAGGCTGGGTACAGGCACACTGCTGCCGACCTCCTAGCTGCTGGAAATCCTAACAATCTCAGAGTGTTGCTTCATGCTAGTGTGAACAAAATAGTTTTCAAGATGAAAAAGG GACATCTGAAGCCAAGTGCTATTGGGGTTCAATTCAAGGATGAGAATGGTGAACAGCACCAAGCCTTTCTCAGCGAAAAGAGAGGCAGTGAGATTATTGTCTCTGCCGGTGCAATTGGAAGCCCCCAGCTATTACTGATAAGCGGCATTGGACCAAGACCTGAACTTAAGAAGCATAACATTTCTGTAGTGCTTCACAATGAACATGTGGGTAAAGGGATGTCAGACAACCCTCTTAGCTCCGTTTTTATCCCCACCGAGAATCCCCCAAAGCAGTCTCTCATTGAGACTGTTGGAATAACTGATGGTGGTGTGTTTATCGAAGCCAGCAGTGGTTTCGGCCAGACAGACGATAGCATCCACTGCCACCATGGAATCATGTCTGCTGAG ATTGGGCAGCTTTCGACGATTCCTCCAAAGCAAAGGAGTTTAGAAGCAGTCCATAAGTATTTACATAACAAAAATAGCCTACCCAAAGAAGTATTCCATGGGGGATTTATTCTTTCGAAGATTGATGGCCCGCTGTCTAATGGTGATCTAGTTCTTGTGGATACTGATGCCAACAGCAATCCTAACGTCACCTTCAACTACTTCAAGCATCCACAAGATCTGAGACGATGTGTTTATGGGATCAAGACCATTGAGAGAATAGTGCATACAAACACTTTCTCTAACTTTACTCCCAGAGGTTCTGGATATCCAATGGAAAAGCTGCTCAACATGAGCGTAGCGGCTAACATAAACTTGATACCGAAGCACACAAATGACAGCACATCCTTGGAGCAGTTCTGTAGGGATACAGTGGTCACCATCTGGCACTACCATGGTGGATGCCATGTAGGCAAGGTGGTTGATCAACAGTACAAAGTGATTGGCACCTCAGGCCTCCGGGTGATTGACGGATCAACACTATCCAGGTCACCAGGAACAAACCCGCAAGCAACAATCATGATGATCGGCAG GTACATGGGAGTTAAGATCCTACGGGAAAGATTAGGAAGAGCGGCTGGAGTATAA